The Halorubrum salinarum genome segment AACGGCTCCCGTTCCGCGACGACGCGTTCGACGTGGTCTGGTCGTCCGGCTCCATCGAGTACTGGCCGAACCCCGTCGAGGGCCTGCGCGAGCTCCGGCGCGTCGCCAAGCCCGGCGGGCAGGTCCTCGTCGTCGGCCCCGACTACCCGCACAACCCCATCCTCCAGCGGGTGGCCGACGCGATCATGCTGTTCTACGACGCCGACGAGGCCGACCGGATGTTCGAGGCGGCCGGCTACGAGGAGTTCGAACACCACATCCAGCAGGCGACGCCGCAGAGCCCCCGCGCCATCACGACCGTCGCCCGCGTCCCGGACGACGGCGAATCGCCCGACGAGTCGGCGGCGGCCGCCACCGACGCGGACCCCTCGGCGCCCGGCGCCGAGTAGCGGCGTCGACCGGGAGCCGGAACGCGCGGCCGGCCCCCGCCGACGCGACCTTACCCGGACTCGACGACCGTCTCCAGCGTCGCGACCGGCCGGCCGTCGGCCGTGATCTCGACGGTGACCCGTCGACCCGGTTCGAGCGTCGGGTCGTTGGTGTCCGCGACGCGGAAGGCGGCCGTCTCCCCGACGCGCAGCGTGTCGTCGCC includes the following:
- a CDS encoding methyltransferase domain-containing protein yields the protein MGILEDKSNARLFYKYLSKVYDRINSFNWNEEMRAEALSWLEFGDDPRVLDVGCGTGFGTEGLLEHADDVHGLDQSIHQMEKAFEKFGKRDRVNFYRGDAERLPFRDDAFDVVWSSGSIEYWPNPVEGLRELRRVAKPGGQVLVVGPDYPHNPILQRVADAIMLFYDADEADRMFEAAGYEEFEHHIQQATPQSPRAITTVARVPDDGESPDESAAAATDADPSAPGAE